From Echinicola jeungdonensis, the proteins below share one genomic window:
- a CDS encoding GumC family protein: MIDQKDISKFEEEVKPIDIKYYLIKYSRYWPFYLICILIGLTAVFLFHRYSVERYEVRGSILIKRNASPEVRILDRSNIFSGMNNLENDILLFTSKNLASEALDKLHFDVSYFASTNIKEVELYDKSPIKVNVDWDHIQSENGLIQLILISEDEFVLTKEEKSLFDYFSAKASRPVDQSIINKTYRFGEVIQSQQSKFSIEKVKNMKPGDKLSFMIHNPTSLVDRYSNAISVRPQNNYGSVLQVSMTTSVVEKGRDYVNALMDSYIAYDLKEKNQMSENTLKFIEDQMYIVEDSLRAVENRMLNFKVSNKLLSVDSEFGDVLSKIHSLESHIQELDFQLSYYKSLKNYLSQKSSDYGEILAPSMMGISDGLLNGLTQKLIEISMERRKILSVVKENHPDVKKLEEQMERLKENIFENIKNLVHNTEVKKAEARQKLTQYDKEFSKLPQAESSYTNIYREYKLRENLYNYLLEKRAEAGIAKASNVSDNSVVDYARRGSLIFPKKSQNYGMAVGLGFFIPLGLLLLYHYLNNRIMDQVQLKNSIRIPLLGTIGYSDKGTNMLVAEFPKAIVSESFRSLRSALFYIASEKRCKRILVTSSVSGEGKTFVSLNLASAMSLSGKKVCILGMDLRKPRIARYVGVSNRKGLSSYLVNKAEIDDIVHATKYDNLYFVPSGPVPPNPSELLLKEKMETLINDLENKFDVVIMDTPPLALVSETMDLLRFSDINLYIVRQDYTHKKYLLMINDLYANDQIRNFYCVFNGLKAGGDIYDFGGYNYGYGYNYSYIRKNKYTGNYYEDDLKTSSNGWFSKLLSKFRA, from the coding sequence ATGATTGATCAAAAAGATATTTCGAAATTTGAGGAGGAGGTTAAGCCAATTGACATCAAGTATTACCTGATCAAGTATTCCCGTTATTGGCCGTTTTATTTGATTTGTATTTTGATTGGGTTAACGGCAGTTTTCCTTTTCCACCGATACTCAGTAGAGCGATATGAAGTAAGGGGAAGTATACTAATAAAAAGAAATGCTTCTCCTGAAGTTCGGATTCTTGACCGTTCCAATATTTTCTCCGGGATGAATAATCTGGAAAATGATATTTTACTTTTTACATCCAAAAACCTGGCCTCTGAAGCTTTGGATAAATTGCATTTCGATGTCAGTTATTTTGCGTCCACTAATATCAAAGAGGTGGAGTTATATGATAAATCACCCATTAAGGTTAATGTGGATTGGGACCATATCCAATCTGAAAATGGTTTGATCCAATTAATCTTAATCTCTGAGGATGAATTTGTACTAACCAAGGAGGAAAAATCCCTGTTTGACTATTTTTCTGCCAAAGCAAGCCGTCCCGTTGATCAGTCAATAATAAATAAAACTTACCGGTTTGGGGAAGTAATACAATCCCAGCAATCAAAATTTTCCATAGAGAAAGTGAAAAACATGAAGCCTGGGGATAAATTATCTTTTATGATCCACAACCCCACTTCCCTCGTTGACAGGTATTCCAATGCCATTTCGGTGAGGCCCCAAAATAATTATGGGTCGGTTCTGCAGGTTAGTATGACTACTTCGGTGGTTGAAAAAGGAAGGGATTATGTCAACGCCTTGATGGATTCCTATATCGCATATGATCTGAAGGAAAAGAACCAAATGTCTGAAAATACCTTGAAGTTTATTGAGGATCAGATGTATATAGTGGAGGATTCCTTAAGGGCTGTTGAAAACCGGATGCTTAATTTCAAGGTGTCTAACAAACTTTTAAGTGTGGATTCTGAGTTTGGGGATGTTCTTAGTAAGATCCATTCTTTGGAGAGTCATATTCAGGAATTGGATTTTCAATTAAGTTATTACAAATCCCTGAAAAATTACCTCAGTCAAAAGTCTTCGGATTATGGAGAGATTTTGGCGCCGAGTATGATGGGGATTTCGGATGGCTTATTAAATGGCCTTACTCAAAAATTAATAGAAATTTCTATGGAAAGAAGAAAAATTCTTTCTGTAGTTAAGGAAAACCATCCGGATGTCAAAAAGCTCGAGGAACAAATGGAGAGGTTGAAAGAAAATATTTTTGAAAATATTAAAAACCTAGTCCATAATACAGAAGTAAAGAAAGCAGAAGCCAGGCAGAAGTTAACCCAGTATGATAAGGAGTTTTCCAAGTTGCCTCAGGCAGAATCCAGTTATACCAATATTTACAGAGAGTATAAGTTGAGAGAAAACTTGTACAATTACCTGCTGGAAAAAAGAGCCGAAGCGGGGATCGCTAAAGCCTCCAATGTGTCGGATAATTCAGTAGTAGATTATGCCCGAAGAGGAAGTCTTATCTTTCCAAAAAAATCCCAAAATTATGGGATGGCAGTTGGTTTGGGCTTTTTTATTCCCTTGGGTTTGCTTTTACTTTACCATTATTTGAATAATAGAATAATGGACCAAGTGCAGTTAAAAAATTCGATCCGAATTCCCTTGTTAGGTACAATCGGTTATAGTGATAAAGGGACCAATATGCTTGTAGCAGAATTTCCTAAAGCCATAGTATCAGAGTCATTCCGTTCTCTCAGGTCAGCCTTGTTCTATATAGCTAGTGAAAAGAGGTGTAAAAGAATCTTGGTCACTTCCAGTGTTTCAGGCGAAGGAAAAACCTTTGTAAGTTTAAATTTGGCATCTGCAATGTCCTTAAGCGGAAAAAAGGTATGCATATTGGGAATGGACCTTAGAAAACCGCGAATTGCTCGTTATGTGGGGGTAAGTAATAGAAAAGGGCTTTCTTCTTATTTGGTCAATAAAGCCGAAATAGATGATATTGTCCATGCTACAAAATATGACAATTTATATTTTGTTCCTTCTGGGCCTGTACCACCAAACCCTTCAGAGTTATTGCTGAAGGAAAAAATGGAAACCCTTATCAACGATCTGGAGAATAAGTTTGATGTGGTAATAATGGATACCCCTCCCTTGGCTCTTGTATCTGAGACAATGGATTTATTGAGGTTCTCAGATATTAATCTCTACATTGTAAGACAGGATTATACTCACAAGAAGTATTTATTGATGATCAATGACTTGTATGCCAATGATCAGATCAGGAATTTTTACTGTGTATTTAATGGATTGAAAGCGGGTGGCGATATCTATGATTTTGGGGGATACAATTATGGATATGGGTATAATTATTCCTATATCAGGAAAAATAAATATACTGGAAATTACTATGAAGATGACTTGAAAACCAGTTCCAATGGTTGGTTTAGTAAATTGTTGTCAAAATTCAGGGCTTAA
- a CDS encoding anthranilate synthase component I family protein, with translation MNKNRETKHFSTDRNWINQLLQWANYHYPYLAYFNPNDLDYPFQGFSHIFLAGTKKLTWDEIGNNTGEKAGILAYDLKNYFEKLTCQNKPIVDTPDCIFFEPDLKIIFEGKKITIHHPKPNFIYDTVRAQEIQSFPINPKSIIPATSKEDYIRNVQHIQDNIREGDIYEMNYCMAFSVDFDAMDPVSTYFDLSKKSPMPFSSFFKAQDQYLIGASPERFLKKTGNQLIAQPIKGTIKRGKTPEEDSQLQSQLKNSEKEKAENLMIVDLMRNDLARISEVGSVKVEELFGVYGFKQVSQLISTVSSTLPKELGFHEIIAKTFPMGSMTGAPKIKCMELIENYENFKRGWFSGAIGFIDEKGDFDLSVIIRSLVVDLKEKRMFFAVGSAITHDADPEYEYQECLLKAKAIMEILDGH, from the coding sequence ATGAACAAAAATAGGGAGACCAAGCATTTTTCTACTGATCGAAATTGGATCAATCAATTACTACAATGGGCAAACTACCATTATCCATATCTGGCTTACTTTAATCCAAATGATCTTGATTATCCCTTTCAGGGCTTTTCCCATATATTTTTAGCAGGAACAAAAAAACTGACATGGGATGAAATTGGAAATAATACTGGAGAAAAAGCAGGGATCCTTGCTTATGACCTTAAGAATTATTTTGAAAAACTAACCTGCCAAAATAAACCTATTGTCGATACCCCTGATTGTATATTTTTTGAACCTGACCTAAAAATTATATTTGAAGGTAAAAAAATCACTATTCATCACCCTAAACCAAACTTTATCTATGACACGGTCAGGGCCCAGGAAATCCAATCATTCCCCATTAATCCAAAATCAATAATTCCTGCAACTTCAAAGGAGGATTATATTAGGAACGTTCAGCATATTCAGGATAACATCCGGGAGGGAGATATTTATGAAATGAATTACTGTATGGCTTTTTCCGTTGATTTTGATGCAATGGATCCGGTATCAACCTATTTTGACCTTTCTAAAAAGTCCCCCATGCCCTTCAGCAGTTTTTTCAAGGCCCAAGATCAATATTTGATTGGAGCATCCCCGGAAAGGTTTCTCAAAAAAACGGGAAATCAACTGATAGCCCAGCCTATAAAAGGTACAATTAAAAGGGGCAAAACTCCAGAGGAAGACTCCCAATTACAATCTCAATTAAAGAACAGTGAGAAAGAAAAGGCGGAAAACCTGATGATAGTGGACTTAATGAGAAATGATCTTGCCCGAATTTCTGAGGTGGGGTCAGTTAAGGTGGAAGAGCTATTTGGGGTATATGGATTTAAACAGGTTTCCCAACTAATCAGCACGGTATCATCCACTCTTCCAAAAGAATTGGGATTTCATGAGATTATTGCCAAAACTTTCCCCATGGGCAGCATGACCGGAGCTCCAAAGATCAAATGTATGGAGTTAATTGAGAATTATGAAAACTTCAAAAGAGGATGGTTTTCCGGGGCAATTGGATTCATTGATGAGAAAGGAGATTTTGATCTCAGTGTAATTATCCGGAGCCTGGTTGTAGACCTAAAGGAAAAACGAATGTTTTTTGCTGTTGGCAGCGCCATCACACACGATGCGGATCCAGAATATGAATATCAGGAGTGCCTTTTAAAAGCAAAGGCGATCATGGAAATTTTGGATGGTCATTAA
- a CDS encoding YceI family protein: MQFIKTTALILSSALMVFACGQKGKTVETSEAQDVAKAEGKTISIDPESSKVSWTGYKPTGKHIGAIPITNGEISFNGDEITSGKFEFNIKELKIEDIEEGTENYGKLYGHLQSPDFFDAANHPKASFEVTSVEPFQSAGKVDDKNEYESDYTPNTLSEQMVENPTHWISGNLTLRGTSKNIKFPANVKLNDGSLTAKAGFNIDRTDWGLSYGDESSVADKAKDKFIYNTVNVSFEIQAD, from the coding sequence ATGCAATTCATTAAAACAACCGCTTTAATCTTATCCAGTGCACTTATGGTTTTTGCATGTGGACAAAAAGGAAAAACCGTTGAAACCTCTGAAGCACAAGATGTTGCTAAGGCAGAAGGAAAAACAATTTCCATTGATCCTGAATCCAGTAAAGTTTCCTGGACAGGTTATAAACCAACAGGAAAACATATTGGAGCTATTCCTATTACCAACGGAGAAATCAGTTTCAATGGGGATGAAATAACAAGTGGAAAGTTTGAGTTTAACATTAAAGAACTAAAAATAGAAGATATAGAAGAGGGTACCGAAAATTACGGAAAGCTTTATGGCCACCTTCAATCTCCTGATTTCTTTGATGCAGCCAATCACCCCAAGGCCTCATTTGAAGTAACTTCAGTTGAACCTTTCCAATCTGCAGGAAAGGTGGATGATAAAAATGAGTATGAGTCTGATTATACTCCTAACACCCTAAGTGAACAAATGGTTGAAAATCCTACTCACTGGATCAGTGGTAACCTTACCCTGAGAGGCACCTCTAAAAACATTAAATTTCCTGCCAATGTAAAATTAAATGACGGTTCCCTAACCGCTAAGGCTGGATTTAATATTGACAGAACCGATTGGGGATTATCTTATGGTGATGAAAGCTCTGTTGCTGACAAAGCTAAAGACAAATTCATCTATAACACCGTAAACGTTAGCTTTGAAATCCAAGCTGATTAA
- a CDS encoding gamma carbonic anhydrase family protein — protein MAYIKKVKGKLPQLGKNSWVADNATLVGDIIMGEDCTVWFNAVVRGDVHEIRIGNQTNIQDGAIIHCTYQKAGTYIGNRVSIAHNAVVHGCTIHDDVLVGMGAIIMDHAVVQSGAVIAAGAVVLAGTVVEANSIYAGTPAKKVKDTGDGMKEVIERTARNYPMYASWYEEEE, from the coding sequence ATGGCCTACATCAAGAAAGTAAAGGGAAAATTGCCCCAATTGGGGAAAAATAGTTGGGTAGCGGACAATGCCACCCTGGTAGGGGATATTATCATGGGGGAAGATTGTACTGTTTGGTTTAATGCTGTAGTTCGAGGGGATGTTCATGAAATTAGAATTGGGAATCAGACCAATATTCAGGATGGGGCCATAATTCATTGTACCTACCAAAAGGCGGGTACCTATATTGGAAACCGGGTTTCCATTGCCCATAATGCCGTAGTACACGGTTGCACCATTCATGATGATGTTTTGGTGGGAATGGGGGCCATTATTATGGATCATGCTGTTGTTCAAAGTGGAGCGGTTATAGCGGCAGGTGCAGTGGTATTGGCTGGGACGGTGGTTGAGGCCAATAGCATTTATGCAGGCACCCCTGCCAAAAAAGTCAAGGATACAGGAGATGGAATGAAAGAGGTAATAGAAAGAACGGCCCGTAACTATCCCATGTATGCCTCCTGGTACGAAGAAGAGGAGTAA
- a CDS encoding cytochrome d ubiquinol oxidase subunit II, translating to MTDVVIAFLYLSILFYLLLGGADFGAGIIELFTGGSNKERTRLLTYQAIGPIWEANHMWLIIAIVILFVGFPTIYTTVSIYLHIPLSLLLIGIIARGTAFIFRHYDAVNDHFQKVYNFIFVYSSFLTPLFLGILAGTVISGSIDPQATDFIAAYIKPWLDWFPMSVGVFTVCICGYLAAVYLTGDASSPNDRALFRKKAIQMNLLTVLAGGLVFLTAELEGIPLVDNLSKHTINWIALATATLSLPLLWRSLQKNYHYLARVLSGLQVSMILFALTYSQHPNFIIMKDRALSLQNAAAGNSTMQGLGIALLAGSLLILPSLFYLIYSFQKRPFNIGKK from the coding sequence ATGACCGATGTTGTAATTGCCTTTTTATACCTTTCTATTCTGTTTTACCTGCTTTTGGGAGGAGCTGATTTTGGTGCAGGTATCATCGAGTTATTTACTGGTGGATCGAATAAGGAAAGAACAAGATTATTGACCTATCAAGCTATTGGACCAATTTGGGAAGCCAACCATATGTGGTTGATCATAGCCATTGTTATCCTTTTTGTAGGGTTCCCCACCATATATACTACGGTATCCATTTATTTACATATTCCATTGTCCCTGTTGTTAATTGGGATCATTGCTAGAGGAACAGCCTTTATTTTTAGGCATTATGATGCTGTAAATGACCATTTTCAAAAAGTTTACAATTTCATTTTTGTTTATTCGTCCTTCCTTACGCCTTTATTTTTGGGCATTTTGGCAGGAACTGTAATTTCTGGAAGTATAGATCCCCAGGCAACAGATTTTATTGCTGCATATATCAAACCATGGTTGGATTGGTTCCCAATGAGTGTGGGAGTATTCACGGTATGTATTTGTGGGTATTTAGCAGCAGTATATTTGACAGGAGATGCAAGCTCCCCAAATGATCGGGCCCTTTTTAGAAAAAAAGCGATTCAAATGAATTTGCTTACCGTCCTAGCGGGTGGCTTGGTTTTCCTAACTGCAGAACTTGAAGGGATCCCTTTAGTAGACAACCTTTCCAAACATACCATAAATTGGATTGCCTTGGCTACTGCTACCCTTTCACTTCCCCTTTTGTGGCGGTCATTACAAAAAAACTATCATTACCTTGCAAGGGTTCTTTCCGGACTGCAGGTAAGCATGATTTTATTTGCGCTAACATATAGCCAGCATCCGAATTTTATTATCATGAAGGATAGGGCTTTAAGTTTACAAAATGCCGCGGCGGGAAATAGCACAATGCAGGGATTGGGCATTGCCTTGTTAGCGGGAAGCTTGCTTATTTTACCTTCTCTATTTTATCTGATTTATAGCTTTCAAAAAAGGCCATTTAATATTGGGAAAAAGTAG
- a CDS encoding cytochrome ubiquinol oxidase subunit I: protein MDDLLAARSQMALSLGFHIIFACIGMIMPFLMAISHYKYLKTGLQKYKLLTKAWSKGVAIFFVTGAVSGTMLSFELGLLWPKFMEHAGPIFGMPFSLEGTAFFIEAIALGFFLYGWEKFHPWFHWFTGVVVGLSGLASGILVVAANAWMNAPAGFDFVNGEYLNINPMAAMFNETWFTQALHMILAAFVATCFAVAGIHAFLILRGKSVEIHKSALKIALTIGAFAAILQPISGDLSAKDVAQRQPAKLAAMEAHFRTEKAAPLIIGGIPDESEREVKYALKIPGALSFLAHGDFQAEVTGLDQIPNEEHPPVLVTHIAFQIMVACGGVLMLAGIAWLFGLWKSKAFIYHKKFLKFLIFLTPLGFLAVEAGWVVTEVGRQPWILYGIMKTKDALTPMPGLVYSFSLYAIIYISLAVIVSTLLIRQIKSLETDQDLSLPQNQ, encoded by the coding sequence ATGGATGATTTATTGGCCGCAAGGTCCCAAATGGCGCTTTCTCTGGGTTTTCACATCATTTTTGCTTGCATCGGAATGATCATGCCATTCTTGATGGCCATTTCCCATTATAAATATTTAAAAACAGGCCTTCAAAAATACAAGTTACTGACTAAAGCCTGGAGCAAAGGGGTGGCCATATTTTTTGTAACCGGGGCTGTCTCCGGTACGATGCTTTCTTTTGAATTAGGATTATTATGGCCAAAGTTTATGGAACATGCAGGTCCCATCTTTGGCATGCCATTTTCCTTGGAAGGAACGGCATTTTTTATTGAAGCCATCGCTTTAGGATTTTTCTTATATGGATGGGAAAAGTTTCATCCCTGGTTCCATTGGTTTACGGGGGTAGTGGTGGGCCTTAGTGGCTTGGCTTCTGGAATATTGGTGGTGGCAGCCAATGCCTGGATGAACGCTCCTGCAGGTTTTGATTTTGTCAATGGAGAATATCTAAATATCAACCCTATGGCAGCCATGTTCAATGAAACTTGGTTTACTCAGGCCTTGCATATGATTTTGGCAGCTTTTGTGGCCACTTGCTTTGCAGTGGCAGGGATTCACGCTTTTTTGATATTGAGAGGTAAATCAGTAGAAATTCATAAAAGCGCATTAAAAATTGCCTTAACCATTGGGGCCTTTGCTGCCATTTTACAACCCATAAGTGGGGATTTATCTGCCAAAGATGTTGCCCAAAGGCAACCCGCCAAACTTGCCGCGATGGAAGCGCATTTCCGAACCGAAAAAGCCGCCCCACTGATTATTGGTGGAATACCTGATGAGAGCGAACGCGAGGTAAAATATGCCCTTAAAATTCCTGGTGCTCTTAGTTTTCTGGCCCATGGTGATTTTCAGGCTGAAGTTACCGGACTGGATCAAATTCCTAATGAGGAACATCCTCCAGTTTTGGTTACTCATATTGCCTTTCAAATAATGGTGGCTTGTGGTGGAGTTTTAATGTTGGCAGGAATAGCCTGGTTATTTGGTTTATGGAAATCAAAAGCATTTATCTACCACAAAAAATTTTTAAAGTTCTTAATCTTTCTGACCCCTTTGGGTTTTCTTGCTGTGGAAGCAGGGTGGGTGGTTACGGAGGTGGGAAGACAACCCTGGATTCTTTATGGGATTATGAAAACCAAAGATGCACTAACACCCATGCCGGGATTAGTTTACTCATTTAGCCTTTATGCTATAATTTACATATCATTGGCCGTAATTGTCAGCACCTTATTGATACGGCAAATCAAATCTTTGGAAACAGATCAAGATCTTTCCCTACCGCAAAATCAATAA
- a CDS encoding AMP-binding protein, with the protein MSHVIIGPHLITFDQIRIGQWPEMAQYFKNSLKFCQDWLNGQESFSINTSGSTGKPKTIQVSRKQMILSAEATRRFFQIQNGDRLLCCLHTDLVAGKMMLVRSMVWNCPIHIETPNSKPLKEFPSCFPLDFVAMVPYQVENTLLDPNSLKAFKNIKNLIIGGAPISATLQKKISQWPVNLYQTYGMTETVSHIALAKINGDGNLVYKSLPGVSISTTETHQLVIKAPMASQDTLTTNDLAEMVSENEFIWKGRADFTVNSGGIKIQPELLESKIQGAMSQFFPDSRYFFGGLPHDLFGEQLVLVIEMKNQDHMPSVDFSDSLKSSLDKFENPKKIHFIENFAETQSGKINRKETLDKLYQSINTGKMP; encoded by the coding sequence ATGAGCCATGTCATTATAGGACCGCATCTGATCACCTTTGACCAGATAAGGATTGGTCAGTGGCCAGAAATGGCCCAATACTTTAAAAATTCCCTGAAATTTTGCCAAGACTGGTTAAATGGCCAGGAGTCTTTCTCAATAAATACTTCCGGATCCACCGGGAAGCCCAAAACCATCCAAGTTTCAAGGAAACAAATGATCCTTAGCGCAGAGGCCACAAGGCGTTTTTTCCAAATCCAAAATGGAGATCGGCTTTTATGTTGTCTCCATACTGATCTGGTGGCTGGCAAAATGATGTTGGTCAGGAGTATGGTTTGGAATTGTCCAATACATATTGAAACACCTAATTCCAAACCCTTAAAAGAATTCCCATCCTGTTTCCCCTTGGATTTTGTCGCCATGGTCCCCTATCAAGTGGAAAATACACTTCTTGACCCAAATAGCCTGAAAGCATTCAAAAACATCAAAAACCTGATTATTGGTGGGGCCCCTATATCTGCTACTCTGCAAAAGAAAATTTCCCAATGGCCGGTAAATTTATACCAAACTTACGGAATGACAGAAACTGTTTCCCATATTGCTTTGGCCAAAATCAACGGTGATGGTAATTTAGTGTACAAATCATTACCGGGGGTTTCCATTTCTACAACTGAAACTCATCAATTGGTCATAAAAGCCCCGATGGCTTCCCAAGACACCCTCACTACCAATGATCTGGCTGAAATGGTATCTGAGAATGAATTTATTTGGAAGGGTCGGGCAGATTTTACAGTTAATTCCGGAGGAATAAAAATTCAACCTGAATTATTGGAGTCAAAAATCCAAGGGGCCATGTCTCAGTTTTTTCCTGATTCCCGCTATTTCTTTGGGGGATTACCTCATGATTTGTTTGGGGAGCAACTTGTATTGGTTATCGAGATGAAGAATCAAGACCATATGCCTTCAGTTGATTTCTCAGATTCCCTAAAATCCAGTCTGGATAAATTTGAAAACCCAAAAAAAATACATTTCATAGAAAATTTTGCTGAAACCCAATCTGGCAAAATCAACAGAAAGGAAACTTTAGATAAACTTTATCAATCCATAAATACAGGAAAAATGCCCTAA
- a CDS encoding 1,4-dihydroxy-2-naphthoyl-CoA synthase, whose amino-acid sequence MEWKVVKEYEDITYKKCNGVARIAFNRPEVRNAFRPKTTSELYDAFLDAREDTSIGVVLLSAEGPSPKDGVYSFCSGGDQKARGQQGYVGDDGMHRLNILEVQRLIRFMPKVVIAVVPGWAVGGGHSLHVVCDLTLASKEHAIFKQTDADVTSFDGGYGSAYLAKMVGQKKAREIFFLGRNYSAQEAYEMGMVNAVVPHKELEETAYQWAQEVLEKSPTSIKMLKFAFNLTDDGMVGQQVFAGEATRLAYMTEEAKEGRNAFLEKRKPNFKDIKWIP is encoded by the coding sequence ATGGAATGGAAAGTTGTTAAAGAATATGAGGACATCACTTATAAAAAATGTAATGGAGTAGCCAGGATTGCTTTTAACAGGCCAGAAGTGAGGAATGCCTTCAGACCGAAAACCACCAGTGAATTATATGATGCATTTTTGGATGCAAGGGAAGACACCTCTATTGGGGTGGTGTTGCTTTCAGCAGAAGGACCTTCTCCAAAAGATGGAGTTTATTCCTTTTGTAGCGGGGGGGATCAAAAAGCCAGAGGACAACAAGGATATGTAGGTGATGATGGAATGCACCGTTTAAATATCCTGGAAGTGCAGCGACTTATCCGTTTTATGCCCAAAGTAGTTATCGCGGTTGTCCCTGGTTGGGCTGTTGGTGGAGGACATAGTCTCCATGTTGTTTGTGATTTGACATTGGCAAGTAAGGAACATGCTATTTTTAAACAAACCGATGCTGATGTTACCAGTTTTGATGGGGGGTATGGGTCAGCCTATCTGGCCAAAATGGTAGGGCAAAAAAAGGCGAGAGAAATATTTTTCCTTGGAAGAAATTATTCGGCACAAGAAGCCTATGAAATGGGGATGGTCAATGCGGTAGTTCCACATAAGGAATTGGAGGAAACAGCCTATCAATGGGCTCAGGAAGTTTTGGAAAAATCACCTACTTCTATCAAAATGCTGAAATTTGCATTTAACCTCACCGATGATGGCATGGTGGGGCAGCAGGTTTTTGCAGGAGAAGCTACCCGGCTGGCTTATATGACTGAGGAAGCAAAAGAGGGAAGGAACGCCTTTCTTGAAAAGAGAAAACCTAATTTTAAAGATATAAAATGGATACCATAA
- a CDS encoding serine hydrolase domain-containing protein, which yields MKKFFQIVFFSVLTLAVQAQTTSLQESKNLTIGSPESVGMSSERLARLDQMFESVIDNNQIPGAVALVAKDGKIVYHKAFGMADNSLNRELKKDDIFRIASQTKAITSTAVMMLWEEGKFRLDDPISKYIPEFKNPKVLKSFHYSDTTYSTVPAAQEITIRHLLTHTSGLGYGMIDSDERMKMIYQKAGVTDLFTTKEITIGESVKKLASLPLHHNPGDKFTYSEGLDVLGYFVEVISGQPFDEFLRERIFEPLEMKDTWFYLPGKKASRLVPIQHKVGGTWEHFPITFYDPEYPVKGAKSFFSGGAGLSSTVVDYANFLQMYLNGGELNGERILSRTTVNSILGNQTGDLFGGEDHFFSLAFRVVTQKGEISGGMGSEGTFSWGGYFNTQYFADPEENVIGVLMKQTQGPVDDPTGWKFQQMVGASIDD from the coding sequence ATGAAAAAATTTTTCCAAATTGTATTTTTCTCAGTTTTAACTTTGGCCGTTCAGGCCCAAACCACATCATTACAAGAATCAAAAAATCTGACAATAGGCTCCCCAGAAAGTGTGGGAATGTCTTCTGAGAGGCTTGCCAGGTTGGACCAAATGTTTGAATCGGTAATAGATAATAATCAAATACCAGGAGCGGTGGCGCTTGTAGCAAAAGATGGCAAAATTGTTTACCACAAAGCATTTGGTATGGCAGATAATTCCTTAAATAGGGAATTAAAAAAGGATGATATATTCAGGATCGCATCCCAGACCAAAGCCATAACATCCACCGCAGTCATGATGCTTTGGGAAGAGGGAAAATTCAGGTTGGATGATCCCATTTCAAAATATATTCCGGAATTTAAAAATCCCAAGGTGTTAAAAAGTTTCCACTATTCGGATACCACCTATTCCACTGTCCCTGCAGCGCAGGAAATTACTATCCGCCATTTGTTGACCCATACTTCTGGCTTAGGGTATGGAATGATAGATAGTGATGAGAGGATGAAAATGATTTACCAAAAAGCTGGAGTGACAGATCTTTTCACTACAAAAGAAATTACCATTGGTGAAAGTGTAAAAAAATTGGCAAGCCTTCCTTTGCATCATAATCCGGGTGATAAATTCACTTATAGTGAAGGTTTGGATGTGTTGGGATATTTTGTGGAAGTGATTTCTGGTCAACCTTTTGATGAGTTTTTGAGGGAAAGAATTTTTGAGCCTTTGGAAATGAAAGATACTTGGTTTTACCTTCCCGGTAAAAAAGCATCCCGACTGGTACCCATTCAGCATAAGGTAGGGGGTACCTGGGAGCATTTTCCCATTACCTTTTATGATCCAGAGTATCCCGTCAAAGGAGCAAAAAGTTTTTTTTCAGGGGGTGCAGGCCTAAGCAGTACTGTAGTGGATTATGCAAATTTTTTACAAATGTACTTGAATGGGGGAGAACTCAATGGGGAAAGAATTTTAAGCAGAACAACGGTAAATTCAATTTTGGGAAATCAAACGGGTGACCTATTTGGGGGAGAAGACCATTTCTTTAGCCTGGCTTTCAGGGTTGTTACCCAAAAAGGAGAAATTAGTGGGGGAATGGGAAGCGAAGGTACCTTTAGCTGGGGTGGTTATTTCAACACCCAATATTTTGCCGATCCCGAGGAAAATGTAATTGGGGTTTTGATGAAACAAACCCAAGGGCCAGTTGATGACCCAACGGGTTGGAAATTCCAACAAATGGTCGGGGCTTCAATAGATGATTGA